A stretch of Bombina bombina isolate aBomBom1 chromosome 2, aBomBom1.pri, whole genome shotgun sequence DNA encodes these proteins:
- the LOC128647127 gene encoding olfactory receptor 6M1-like has product MTNHKLHTPMYFFLAKFALSEIVLSTVVIPKFLSILLFKKNTISFGSCFTQSFFYFLLGTAELILLSVMSYDRYVAICFPLHYMTIMTWKRCVLLAAGCWFGGFLSISVPTILKLNLLYCGPNRINHFFCDNIPLVALACADTRLIRLIDFFLFSLVVLGSLSVIIFTYTCIILTILRIPSTIGQNKTLSTCSSHFTTLSLVYISLVFIYVTPAQGSSLETNKGMSLLTNFITPVLNPFIMTLRNQQVKEVLYELIKKYAITE; this is encoded by the coding sequence ATGACAaatcataaattacatacacctatgTACTTCTTTCTTGCAAAGTTTGCCCTTTCAGAAATTGTTTTGTCCACTGTTGTTATTCCAAAATTCCTGAGCATCCTTTTATTTAAGAAGAACACCATTTCATTTGGGAGTTGCTTCACACAATCCTTTTTTTACTTTCTATTGGGAACTGCAGAGCTAATTCTCCTTTCTGTGATGTCCTATGACAGGTATGTAGCTATTTGTTTTCCTTTGCATTATATGACCATCATGACCTGGAAACGATGTGTTCTTCTTGCTGCTGGATGTTGGTTTGGAGGTTTTCTTTCTATCTCTGTGCCTACCATCCTCAAACTGAATCTTCTTTACTGTGGTCCAAACAGAATTAATCACTTTTTCTGTGATAATATACCATTAGTGGCACTTGCCTGTGCAGATACAAGACTCATACGGCTGATTgacttttttctgttttcattagtGGTCCTGGGGTCTTTATCAGTTATTATTTTTACTTATACATGTATAATACTAACTATATTGCGTATCCCTTCTACAATTGGTCAGAACAAGACTTTATCTACTTGTTCATCCCATTTCACCACTTTATCTCTTGTTTATATCAGTTTAGTATTCATATACGTGACTCCTGCCCAAGGTTCTTCACTGGAAACAAATAAAGGAATGAGTCTGTTGACTAATTTTATTACACCTGTTTTGAACCCTTTTATTATGACTCTCAGAAACCAACAGGTGAAAGAAGTCTTGTATGAATTGATAAAGAAATACGCAATAACTGAATAA